The region acaatAAAACGATCCAAGTAAATACATAAGATATGAgtcatgtactccataaatactccaggttCATTAGAAACACAGAGCGACATCACCAAATACTCATAGTATCCATATCGAGTTCTAAACTACGTCTTTTGTACATCTTCATCCTTCATTATGATATGGTGGTAACCTGAactcaaatcaattttgctaaaaCATGTGCACCCACCAACTAATCCATCAAGTCATCTATTCTCGaaagtggatacttgttcttaatcgtcactttattcaactgtcggtaatccacacacaacctcatgctaccGTCTTTCTTCTTTACTAACAATGGAGCTCTCCAGGGCGACACACTTGGTCTCACAAATTCCCTTTTCTAGCAAATCTTCTAATTGTTTCTTCAACTATGCTAACTCTGATGCATACATTCTGTATGGTGCCATAGAAATAGGTCTGGTACCAGGGACAAGATCAATAGAAAACTCCACCTTTCTTTGGCGGTACATCTGAAATGTCATCTGGAAACACCTCTGGAAAATCCTGCACAACCTGCAATTCATAAATCACTGTCTGACTCTTAGAAGATAACGTCGCAATCAACGTAAACATCTGAGTCTCCTCTTACAAAAGCTTCTTCAACTCTCTAGTAGACAAGAAAccaacttcttcctcctcacGAGGAGTAAAAAACCGCCTCGACTTATTATAACAATTGATATAAACATGATTGAACTCCAACCACTTCATCCCCAATATAACATCAAGATTCTCCAAAGGCAAGCAAATAAGATCAATGCTAAAATCTTTATCAAAGATTAACAGGGGACAGTTCAAACAAACTAAAGTAGTAGTCACCGAGCCTGTAGCGGGAGTTTCGATAACCATTTCTCCACTCATAGAAGACACAACAAGGCCTAGCCTTTTCACATAGTCAACATcaataaaagaatgagtagcgCCAATATTGATAATATCAACTAGAGGTGTATTATTAATATAACATGTACCTTTGATCAACTTGTCATCACTTGAAGTCTGAGTCCCCATCAGAGCGAACATTTTTCCTCCAGTTGAAGTTTGCTTAGGCTTTGGGCAATGAGTGTTGAT is a window of Lathyrus oleraceus cultivar Zhongwan6 chromosome 6, CAAS_Psat_ZW6_1.0, whole genome shotgun sequence DNA encoding:
- the LOC127096424 gene encoding uncharacterized protein LOC127096424; the encoded protein is MGTQTSSDDKLIKGTCYINNTPLVDIINIGATHSFIDVDYVKRLGLVVSSMSGEMVIETPATGSVTTTLVCLNCPLLIFDKDFSIDLICLPLENLDVILGMKWLEFNHVYINCYNKSRRFFTPREEEEVGFLSTRELKKLL